A region of Pyxidicoccus parkwaysis DNA encodes the following proteins:
- a CDS encoding myxosortase-dependent metalloprotease, MXAN_2677/MXAN_2678 family produces the protein MAGAPPPRGGAPVRRTLGGLVAVLLGATPALAQEEEDVPFRRTTVPGRPLCLLWPVRDYVYHLDAAGSARTPGDTEVGAIEASFDTWRNLSKTCSDYAFRRGEDWSLPVKVGYDQEKPYNNYNIITFRETSCPDVVSEQDPCWDDDTCGNVYKCWDHGEGTIGLTTSTFSFRDGRVLDADIELNGSQPGGSIGFLFTTVDSPVCEGTPSTDCVATDLQNTVTHEIGHVVGLDHTFVSGSTMEPTAPPGETRKRVIDSGSAAGFCSIYPRGMPPTQCVVRPGAGITTQADGRGTGCSAAPGPLALGAVLAALALARRRKGRRPADADATPGGQG, from the coding sequence GTGGCTGGCGCGCCGCCGCCGCGAGGAGGTGCCCCGGTGAGGCGGACGCTCGGGGGGCTGGTGGCCGTGCTGCTCGGGGCCACTCCCGCGCTGGCGCAGGAGGAGGAGGACGTGCCCTTCCGGCGCACCACCGTGCCCGGGCGGCCGCTGTGCCTGCTGTGGCCGGTGCGCGACTACGTCTACCACCTGGACGCGGCCGGCAGCGCGCGCACGCCGGGCGACACCGAGGTGGGCGCCATCGAGGCGTCCTTCGACACCTGGCGCAACCTCTCCAAGACGTGCAGCGACTACGCCTTCCGCCGCGGTGAGGACTGGAGCCTGCCGGTGAAGGTGGGCTACGACCAGGAGAAGCCGTATAACAACTACAACATCATTACGTTTCGCGAGACGTCGTGCCCGGACGTGGTCTCCGAGCAGGACCCATGCTGGGACGACGACACGTGCGGCAACGTCTACAAGTGCTGGGACCACGGCGAGGGCACCATCGGCCTCACCACGTCCACCTTCAGCTTCCGCGACGGGCGCGTGCTGGACGCGGACATCGAGCTGAATGGCTCGCAGCCGGGCGGCAGCATCGGTTTCCTCTTCACCACGGTGGACTCGCCGGTGTGTGAGGGCACGCCCTCGACGGACTGCGTGGCGACGGACCTCCAGAACACCGTGACGCACGAGATTGGCCACGTGGTGGGGCTGGACCATACGTTCGTCAGCGGCTCCACCATGGAGCCCACCGCGCCGCCAGGTGAGACGCGCAAGCGCGTCATCGACTCCGGCTCCGCCGCCGGCTTCTGCTCCATCTACCCGCGCGGCATGCCGCCCACGCAGTGTGTTGTCCGCCCGGGTGCGGGCATCACCACGCAGGCGGATGGCAGGGGCACCGGCTGCTCCGCCGCACCGGGGCCGTTGGCGCTGGGCGCGGTGCTCGCCGCCCTGGCGCTGGCCCGGCGGCGTAAGGGGCGGCGGCCCGCGGACGCTGACGCGACTCCTGGCGGGCAGGGTTAG
- a CDS encoding myxosortase-dependent metalloprotease, MXAN_2677/MXAN_2678 family, with protein MIQLAPLMVALALGQTDPYVRSRVDAGNTNTQCLYWTATSVTWQQSTYGNPATQGDTEFDAIRRSFQSWQNIFTQCGNLVLTEGPRVDDRQVGYKRTGDNRNLVLFRDRDCTTVVPSTDACWDNDTCANTFDCWEDDDNTIAITLTTYDERSGIIYDSDISFNAARFQFTTADGPTCFPPVTTNCVATDVQNTATHEIGHFIGLDHTRAAGSTMNPSAPPGEVSKRTIDSGSRDFVCVVYPKGMASQACLHPVMEKELGPKGGGGCAATGPGALLPALAAWALWLARRRREEVPR; from the coding sequence GTGATTCAGCTCGCGCCCCTCATGGTGGCCCTGGCGCTGGGCCAGACGGACCCGTACGTGCGCAGCCGCGTGGACGCGGGCAACACGAACACCCAGTGCCTCTACTGGACGGCCACGTCCGTCACCTGGCAGCAGAGCACCTACGGCAACCCGGCCACGCAGGGGGACACGGAGTTCGACGCCATCCGCCGCTCCTTCCAGAGCTGGCAGAACATCTTCACCCAGTGCGGCAACCTCGTGCTGACGGAGGGGCCCCGCGTCGATGACCGGCAGGTGGGCTACAAGCGCACGGGTGACAATCGCAACCTGGTGCTCTTCCGCGACAGGGACTGCACCACGGTGGTGCCCTCGACGGACGCGTGCTGGGACAACGACACGTGCGCCAATACATTCGACTGCTGGGAGGATGACGACAACACCATCGCCATCACCCTCACCACGTACGACGAGCGCTCGGGCATCATCTACGATTCGGACATCTCCTTCAACGCGGCGCGCTTCCAGTTCACCACCGCGGATGGCCCCACCTGCTTTCCTCCGGTGACGACCAACTGCGTGGCCACCGACGTGCAGAACACGGCCACGCACGAGATTGGCCACTTCATCGGGCTGGACCATACGCGCGCGGCGGGCTCCACCATGAATCCGAGCGCCCCGCCGGGCGAGGTGTCCAAGCGCACCATCGACAGCGGCTCGCGCGACTTCGTCTGCGTCGTGTACCCCAAGGGCATGGCGAGCCAGGCGTGTCTGCACCCCGTCATGGAGAAGGAATTGGGCCCCAAGGGAGGCGGGGGGTGTGCCGCCACCGGGCCGGGCGCGCTGCTGCCCGCGCTGGCCGCATGGGCGCTGTGGCTGGCGCGCCGCCGCCGCGAGGAGGTGCCCCGGTGA
- the gltX gene encoding glutamate--tRNA ligase: MPSAPRVRFAPSPTGYLHIGGARTALMNYLQARRQGGTFILRIEDTDQGRSTPESVQAILDGLNWLGLEWDEGPGKEGPYAPYFQMQRLNTYREHADRLIAEGKAYRCYCTREELDAQRQAAEKTGGAFKYPGTCRELKGPPAGKRAEDAVIRFKMPSGEGTVSFDDKALGKIAKPYSDLDDWVMLRADGIPLYNFGCVIDDHLMDITLVARGQEHVNSTFPQLMLYMALGWQPPDFAHLPLILGPDREKLSKRKHPEADVMLHKRSGIMPEALLNFVIRLGWSHGNDEVISREQMLQWFDFSDVGTTSGVWNPEKLLWLNQQWMKLLPESVVAERLLPFLEAKGVHVKGDARLEPLVRALRERSNTLEEMATTAANVYFRSGVTLDEKAAAKHLTGESLNLLRKAREALAALPEWKVEALDGVVKTVSEASSVGMGKVAQPIRVAVTGNTTSPGIGETLLLVGRDEALRRLDTALARG, translated from the coding sequence ATGCCCTCCGCCCCTCGCGTCCGCTTCGCTCCCTCGCCTACCGGCTACCTCCACATCGGCGGTGCTCGCACGGCGCTGATGAACTACCTCCAGGCCCGGCGCCAGGGTGGCACCTTCATCCTGCGCATCGAGGACACGGACCAGGGCCGCTCCACGCCGGAGTCGGTGCAGGCCATCCTCGACGGCCTCAACTGGCTGGGCCTGGAGTGGGACGAGGGCCCGGGCAAGGAGGGCCCTTACGCGCCCTACTTCCAGATGCAGCGGCTGAACACCTACCGCGAGCACGCGGACCGACTCATCGCCGAGGGCAAGGCGTACCGCTGCTACTGCACCCGCGAGGAGCTGGACGCCCAGCGCCAGGCCGCGGAGAAGACGGGCGGCGCCTTCAAGTACCCGGGCACCTGCCGGGAGCTGAAGGGCCCGCCCGCGGGCAAGCGCGCCGAGGATGCGGTCATCCGCTTCAAGATGCCGTCGGGCGAGGGCACCGTGTCCTTCGACGACAAGGCGCTGGGGAAGATTGCCAAGCCGTACTCGGACCTGGACGACTGGGTCATGCTGCGCGCGGACGGCATCCCCCTCTACAACTTCGGCTGCGTCATCGACGACCACCTGATGGACATCACCCTGGTGGCGCGCGGCCAGGAGCACGTCAACTCCACCTTCCCGCAGCTCATGCTGTACATGGCGCTGGGCTGGCAGCCGCCGGACTTCGCGCACCTGCCGCTCATCCTCGGGCCGGACCGCGAGAAGCTGTCCAAGCGCAAGCACCCGGAGGCGGACGTGATGCTGCACAAGCGCAGCGGCATCATGCCGGAGGCGCTGCTCAACTTCGTCATCCGCCTGGGCTGGAGCCACGGCAACGACGAGGTCATCTCCCGCGAGCAGATGCTCCAGTGGTTCGACTTCTCCGACGTGGGCACCACCTCCGGCGTGTGGAACCCGGAGAAGCTGCTGTGGCTCAACCAGCAGTGGATGAAGCTGCTGCCGGAGTCCGTCGTCGCCGAGCGGCTGCTGCCGTTCCTCGAGGCCAAGGGCGTCCACGTGAAGGGCGACGCGCGCCTGGAGCCGCTGGTGCGCGCCCTGCGCGAGCGCTCCAACACGCTGGAGGAGATGGCCACCACGGCGGCCAACGTCTACTTCCGCTCCGGCGTCACGCTGGACGAGAAGGCCGCGGCCAAGCACCTCACCGGCGAGTCGCTCAACCTGCTGCGCAAGGCGCGCGAGGCGCTCGCCGCCCTGCCCGAGTGGAAGGTGGAGGCGCTGGACGGCGTGGTGAAGACGGTGAGCGAGGCCTCCAGCGTGGGCATGGGCAAGGTGGCGCAGCCCATCCGCGTGGCCGTCACCGGCAACACCACCAGCCCCGGCATCGGTGAGACGCTGCTCCTGGTGGGCCGCGACGAGGCCCTGCGGCGCCTCGACACGGCGCTCGCCCGCGGCTGA
- a CDS encoding response regulator — MDLPFETGDGEGGEGGTLASTVLVVDDEPVVLDICARLLEREPDLAVTLAQSAEEALPLLAEQRFDVLVTDKNLPGLGGVELIAEARRLQPSLEALMITAYASSESVIAAFAAGASDYILKPFDDLRVLRAKVRAALERGSSGVRVRQQAREVAREAAVLLAAGQDAPEPAHEALEEELRAYEEAVRVGLNGRVAVVGSSEAVAVLREHGFETLELPPYAAELQSVDIVVVETGDPQWRTLAERLQRRPPDVLLLASPQADLGDLLEAITLRMDLVGFGSTHGASALPEKVRMLLLRRGVERAQDRLATALAAFRQSIPAPTA; from the coding sequence ATGGATCTCCCGTTCGAGACCGGGGACGGCGAGGGTGGGGAAGGGGGGACGCTCGCCTCGACGGTACTGGTGGTGGATGACGAGCCCGTCGTCCTGGACATCTGCGCCCGCTTGTTGGAGCGCGAGCCAGACCTCGCGGTGACGTTGGCCCAGAGCGCCGAGGAGGCGCTGCCGCTGCTCGCGGAGCAGCGCTTCGACGTGCTGGTGACGGACAAGAACCTGCCCGGCCTGGGCGGGGTGGAGCTCATCGCCGAGGCGCGGAGGCTGCAGCCCTCGCTGGAGGCGCTGATGATTACCGCCTACGCGAGCTCCGAGTCCGTCATCGCCGCCTTCGCGGCGGGCGCCAGCGACTACATCCTCAAGCCCTTCGACGACTTGCGCGTGCTGCGCGCCAAGGTGCGCGCCGCCCTGGAGCGTGGCAGCTCCGGCGTGCGTGTCCGTCAGCAGGCGAGGGAGGTGGCCCGCGAGGCCGCCGTGCTGCTGGCCGCTGGCCAGGACGCCCCCGAGCCCGCGCACGAGGCGCTGGAGGAGGAGCTGCGCGCCTACGAGGAAGCGGTGCGCGTGGGCCTCAACGGCCGCGTGGCGGTGGTGGGCAGCAGCGAGGCCGTGGCGGTGCTGCGCGAGCACGGCTTCGAGACGCTGGAGCTGCCGCCCTACGCGGCCGAATTGCAGAGCGTGGACATCGTCGTGGTGGAGACGGGGGACCCGCAGTGGCGCACGCTGGCGGAGCGGCTCCAGCGCCGTCCGCCGGACGTGCTGCTGCTGGCCAGTCCCCAGGCCGACCTCGGAGACCTGCTGGAGGCGATTACGCTCCGCATGGACCTGGTGGGCTTCGGAAGCACCCATGGCGCCAGCGCGCTGCCAGAGAAGGTGCGGATGCTGCTGCTGCGCCGGGGCGTCGAGCGGGCGCAGGACAGGCTCGCCACCGCGCTCGCGGCCTTCCGCCAGAGCATCCCCGCGCCCACCGCCTGA
- a CDS encoding sensor histidine kinase: MNPSELPAVLYVDDDALNLRVFDANFGQRFRIFRSSSPSEALTLLEQRRGEIGVILSDQRMPGMTGVELLERARTIAPDAKRMLVTAYADMQAVIDAVNRGQVTRYFVKPWDRAELQSALDDALKIARLELRIREVEGRMLKSERLATLGQVTAGIAHELMGPVGYLSQNVVSLQRDLASVIQYVSRHLPADPNPLVAETVEDLPALIKDLADGAEHLRQVALGLRAQARGEDHEATADVAEVVSFAVKLARAEVRDRARLTSNGEPVRVTFGPVKLCQVVLNLIVNASQAMAGTGRQGRIEVRWTARADDVVLTVADNGCGIPLELQERVFQPLFTTKPVGVGTGLGLSICKELVTQAGGNLRLASTPGEGTEIEITLRRAQHP, encoded by the coding sequence ATGAACCCGTCTGAACTCCCCGCGGTGCTCTACGTCGATGACGACGCCCTGAACCTGCGGGTCTTCGACGCGAACTTCGGGCAGCGCTTCCGAATCTTCCGCAGCTCCTCGCCGAGCGAGGCGCTCACACTGCTGGAGCAGCGCCGGGGTGAGATTGGCGTCATCCTCTCCGACCAGCGCATGCCGGGCATGACGGGGGTGGAGTTGCTGGAGCGTGCGCGCACGATTGCGCCCGACGCCAAGCGCATGCTCGTCACGGCGTACGCGGACATGCAGGCCGTCATCGACGCGGTGAACCGCGGCCAGGTGACGCGCTACTTCGTCAAGCCGTGGGACCGCGCGGAGCTGCAGTCCGCGCTGGACGACGCGCTGAAGATTGCCCGGCTGGAGCTGCGCATCCGCGAGGTGGAAGGGCGCATGCTCAAGTCCGAGCGTCTGGCCACGCTGGGACAGGTGACGGCGGGCATCGCCCACGAACTGATGGGCCCGGTGGGCTACCTCTCGCAGAACGTGGTGTCGCTGCAGCGCGATTTGGCGAGCGTCATCCAGTACGTGTCGCGGCACCTGCCGGCGGACCCGAACCCGCTGGTGGCGGAGACGGTGGAAGACTTGCCGGCGCTCATCAAGGACCTGGCGGACGGCGCGGAGCACCTGCGGCAGGTGGCGCTGGGCCTGCGCGCGCAGGCGCGAGGCGAGGACCACGAGGCGACGGCGGACGTGGCGGAGGTGGTGTCCTTCGCGGTGAAGCTGGCGCGCGCCGAGGTGCGGGACAGGGCGCGGCTGACGAGCAACGGCGAGCCGGTGCGCGTCACCTTCGGTCCGGTGAAGCTGTGCCAGGTGGTGCTCAACCTCATCGTCAACGCGTCGCAGGCCATGGCGGGCACGGGCCGGCAGGGCCGCATCGAAGTGCGCTGGACGGCGCGCGCGGACGACGTGGTGCTCACCGTGGCGGACAACGGCTGCGGCATTCCCCTGGAGCTGCAGGAGCGCGTCTTCCAGCCGCTCTTCACCACCAAGCCTGTCGGCGTGGGCACCGGGCTGGGCCTGTCCATCTGCAAGGAGCTGGTGACTCAGGCGGGCGGCAACCTGCGCCTGGCCTCCACTCCGGGCGAGGGGACGGAAATCGAAATCACCCTCCGGCGAGCCCAGCACCCCTGA
- a CDS encoding DUF2795 domain-containing protein: MNDDMTRERLAQGVSELEARVGQPQPLARAVHDALLGAVFPLSSQELSWVARENEAPPMVLSLLGGLPRGDFASVDSVTVALEGALSSEDAVAAQPPNVPTR, encoded by the coding sequence ATGAACGACGACATGACACGCGAGCGGCTTGCCCAGGGTGTGTCGGAGTTGGAGGCCCGCGTGGGCCAGCCGCAGCCCCTCGCCCGAGCGGTGCACGACGCGCTCCTCGGCGCGGTGTTTCCCCTCTCCTCGCAGGAGCTGTCGTGGGTGGCCCGGGAGAACGAGGCCCCGCCCATGGTGCTCTCACTCCTCGGCGGTCTGCCGCGCGGCGACTTCGCCTCCGTGGACTCGGTGACGGTGGCGCTGGAGGGCGCACTGTCCAGCGAGGACGCCGTTGCCGCGCAGCCCCCGAATGTGCCCACGCGCTGA
- a CDS encoding pyruvate dehydrogenase complex dihydrolipoamide acetyltransferase — MATPIQMPSLSPTMKEGKIIKWLKKVGDKVSSGDAVAEVETDKSNLEIEAYDDGYLLQIVVGEDQMAAVGAPIAYLGAKGEKVDAGKAAAAPAAKPAEAPAAAKAPAPQAPAAQPAAAPPAAAGGGGGNRISVVMPSLSPTMKEGKIVKWLKKVGDKVSSGDAIAELETDKSNLEIEAYDDGTLAEIVIGENQMAAVGAPIAYLTGKGAKAAAAPAPAAPAPKPAATAPASAAPQAPAGGQVVPLRREEPAPAGGRLRASPLAKKIARERGLDINQVRGSGPSGRIVKRDIEEALAKGVAAPAPAAKKAPAAPGARPALGVRPEPQVVPLTSMRKVIAQRMTEVKPGVPHFYLTIEVDMEAAVKVREEAKAMDLKVSVNDLIVKAVAMAVRRYPKINVSLQGDHVVQFGTVDVGIAVALEEGLITPILRDADQKGLQAIATEVRELAERARKRALKPDEYTGGSITVSNLGMYGIDQFVAVINPPQASILAVGAVADKAVVVNGQLAVRKMMTATLSCDHRVIDGAIGAEFLRELRGLLEHPTRLLF, encoded by the coding sequence ATGGCCACTCCCATCCAGATGCCGAGCCTTTCCCCGACGATGAAGGAGGGGAAGATCATCAAGTGGCTCAAGAAGGTGGGCGACAAGGTCTCCTCCGGCGACGCTGTCGCCGAGGTGGAGACGGACAAGTCCAACCTCGAGATTGAGGCCTACGACGACGGCTACCTGCTGCAGATTGTCGTCGGCGAGGACCAGATGGCCGCCGTGGGCGCGCCCATCGCGTACCTCGGCGCCAAGGGCGAGAAGGTGGACGCGGGCAAGGCCGCCGCCGCGCCCGCTGCGAAGCCCGCCGAGGCTCCGGCCGCCGCGAAGGCCCCGGCTCCGCAGGCTCCGGCCGCGCAGCCCGCTGCCGCTCCTCCCGCCGCCGCTGGCGGTGGTGGGGGCAACCGCATTTCCGTGGTGATGCCGAGCCTCTCCCCGACGATGAAGGAGGGGAAGATCGTCAAGTGGCTCAAGAAGGTGGGCGACAAGGTCTCCTCCGGCGACGCCATCGCCGAGCTGGAGACGGACAAGTCCAACCTCGAAATCGAGGCCTACGACGACGGCACGCTGGCGGAAATCGTCATCGGTGAGAACCAGATGGCCGCCGTGGGCGCGCCCATCGCGTACCTCACCGGCAAGGGCGCCAAGGCGGCCGCGGCGCCTGCTCCGGCGGCTCCTGCCCCGAAGCCCGCTGCTACTGCTCCGGCCTCCGCCGCGCCCCAGGCTCCGGCCGGGGGCCAGGTGGTGCCGCTGCGCCGCGAGGAGCCCGCGCCCGCGGGTGGGCGCCTGCGCGCCAGTCCGCTGGCGAAGAAGATTGCCCGCGAGCGCGGCCTGGACATCAACCAGGTGCGGGGCTCCGGCCCCTCCGGCCGCATCGTGAAGCGCGACATCGAGGAGGCGCTGGCGAAGGGCGTGGCGGCTCCGGCGCCCGCGGCGAAGAAGGCCCCGGCGGCTCCGGGCGCTCGTCCGGCGCTCGGCGTCCGGCCCGAGCCGCAGGTGGTGCCGCTCACGTCCATGCGCAAGGTCATCGCGCAGCGGATGACGGAGGTGAAGCCCGGCGTTCCGCACTTCTACCTCACCATCGAGGTGGACATGGAGGCCGCGGTGAAGGTCCGCGAGGAGGCGAAGGCGATGGACCTCAAGGTCTCCGTCAACGACCTCATCGTGAAGGCCGTGGCCATGGCGGTGCGCCGCTACCCGAAGATCAACGTGTCGCTCCAGGGCGACCACGTCGTGCAGTTCGGCACCGTGGACGTGGGCATCGCCGTGGCGCTGGAGGAGGGGCTCATCACGCCCATCCTCCGTGACGCGGACCAGAAGGGCCTGCAGGCCATCGCCACCGAGGTGCGCGAGCTGGCCGAGCGCGCCCGCAAGCGTGCGCTCAAGCCGGATGAGTACACGGGCGGCTCCATCACCGTCAGCAACCTGGGCATGTACGGCATCGACCAGTTCGTCGCCGTCATCAACCCGCCGCAGGCGTCCATCCTCGCGGTGGGCGCGGTGGCCGACAAGGCGGTGGTCGTCAACGGGCAGCTCGCGGTGCGGAAGATGATGACGGCCACGCTGTCGTGCGATCACCGCGTCATCGACGGCGCCATCGGCGCGGAGTTCCTGCGCGAGCTGCGCGGCCTCCTGGAGCACCCCACGCGGCTGCTCTTCTAG
- a CDS encoding pyruvate dehydrogenase complex E1 component subunit beta, producing MTMPELMYREALNQALAEEMERDANVFLIGEEVGRYNGAFKVSQGLLDKFGSARIIDAPISELGFTGMSVGAAMVGLRPVVEMMTWNFAILAMDQIVNNAAKLRHMSGGQLRCPIVFRGPGGAGGRLSSQHSQALEANYAHFPGLKVIAPATPADAKGMLKAAIRDENPVIMFEGERLYALKGEVPEGEHVVPLGKADVKREGTDVTIITWSRMYYFCMEAAEQLAKEGISAEVLDLRTLRPLDEEAILASVRKTNRVVIVEEGWALAGVGASVVDIIQSKAFDDLDAPVHRVTGLDVNMSYAANLENATQPDAPKIIDAVKKVLYREGA from the coding sequence CTGACGATGCCCGAGTTGATGTACCGCGAGGCGCTGAACCAGGCGCTCGCCGAGGAGATGGAGCGCGACGCCAACGTCTTCCTGATTGGCGAGGAAGTGGGCCGCTACAACGGCGCCTTCAAGGTGTCGCAGGGCCTGTTGGACAAGTTCGGGAGCGCGCGCATCATCGACGCGCCCATCTCCGAGCTGGGCTTCACCGGCATGAGCGTGGGCGCCGCCATGGTGGGCCTGCGCCCCGTGGTGGAGATGATGACGTGGAACTTCGCGATTCTCGCGATGGACCAGATCGTCAACAACGCGGCCAAGCTGCGCCACATGTCGGGCGGCCAGCTGCGCTGCCCCATCGTCTTCCGCGGCCCCGGCGGCGCGGGCGGCCGGCTGTCCAGCCAGCACAGCCAGGCGCTCGAGGCCAACTACGCGCACTTCCCGGGCCTGAAGGTGATTGCCCCGGCCACGCCGGCGGACGCCAAGGGCATGCTCAAGGCGGCCATCCGCGACGAGAACCCGGTCATCATGTTCGAGGGCGAGCGCCTGTACGCGCTCAAGGGTGAGGTGCCGGAGGGCGAGCACGTCGTTCCGCTCGGCAAGGCGGACGTCAAGCGCGAGGGCACGGACGTCACCATCATCACCTGGAGCCGCATGTATTACTTCTGCATGGAGGCGGCCGAGCAGCTCGCGAAGGAGGGCATCTCCGCGGAGGTGCTGGACCTGCGCACGCTGAGGCCGCTGGATGAGGAAGCCATCCTCGCCAGCGTGCGGAAGACGAACCGGGTGGTCATCGTCGAAGAGGGTTGGGCGCTCGCGGGCGTGGGTGCCTCCGTGGTGGACATCATCCAGTCGAAGGCGTTCGACGACCTGGACGCGCCGGTGCATCGCGTGACGGGACTCGACGTGAACATGTCCTACGCGGCGAACCTGGAGAACGCGACCCAGCCGGACGCGCCCAAGATCATCGACGCGGTGAAGAAGGTGCTGTACCGCGAGGGAGCCTGA
- the pdhA gene encoding pyruvate dehydrogenase (acetyl-transferring) E1 component subunit alpha, whose product MASPYSKEQLLTMYRKMYLIRRFEERAGQQYTLGKIAGFCHLYIGQEAVAVGPNEALRPDDYMLSAYRDHGQPLARGSDAGMVMAELFGRGTGYSKGKGGSMHIFDIEHHFYGGYGIVGGQIPLAAGMAFASRYRNEDRVTLCYFGDAAANQGSFHETFNMASKWKLPVIYICENNRYGMGTAIARTSAVPEIYKRASAYGMRGEPVDGMDCLAMYEAVKDAAAYCRAGKGPVLLEANTYRFRGHSMADPATYRSKQEVEDERKNDPIPKLRDHALKNKLAVDADFEAIDEEVKAQVDAAVKFADESPEPSVEELWRDTIVEEGEQDVRPRERVLGVKVTNWPKYPSGQELKVTWDLEPREQAEQADKKAGLSR is encoded by the coding sequence GTGGCCAGCCCGTACTCGAAGGAACAGCTGTTGACGATGTACCGGAAGATGTACCTCATCCGTCGCTTCGAGGAGCGCGCGGGTCAGCAGTACACGCTGGGGAAGATCGCCGGCTTCTGCCACCTCTACATCGGCCAGGAGGCCGTGGCGGTGGGCCCCAACGAGGCCCTTCGTCCGGACGACTACATGCTGAGCGCGTACCGCGACCACGGCCAGCCGCTGGCGCGTGGCAGCGACGCGGGCATGGTGATGGCGGAGCTGTTCGGCCGGGGCACCGGCTACAGCAAGGGCAAGGGCGGCTCGATGCACATCTTCGACATCGAGCACCACTTCTACGGCGGCTACGGCATCGTCGGCGGGCAGATTCCGCTCGCGGCGGGCATGGCCTTCGCCAGCCGCTATCGCAACGAGGACCGCGTCACGCTTTGCTACTTCGGCGACGCGGCGGCCAACCAGGGCTCGTTCCACGAGACGTTCAACATGGCGTCCAAGTGGAAGCTGCCGGTCATCTACATCTGCGAGAACAACCGCTACGGCATGGGCACGGCCATTGCCCGCACGTCCGCGGTGCCTGAAATCTACAAGCGCGCGTCCGCCTACGGCATGCGTGGCGAGCCGGTGGACGGCATGGACTGCCTCGCCATGTACGAGGCGGTGAAGGACGCCGCCGCGTACTGCCGCGCGGGCAAGGGCCCGGTGCTGCTGGAGGCCAACACCTACCGCTTCCGCGGCCACTCCATGGCGGACCCCGCCACCTACCGCAGCAAGCAGGAGGTGGAGGACGAGCGCAAGAACGACCCCATCCCCAAGCTGCGCGACCACGCCCTCAAGAACAAGCTGGCCGTCGACGCCGACTTCGAGGCCATCGACGAGGAAGTGAAGGCGCAGGTGGACGCGGCGGTGAAGTTCGCGGACGAGTCCCCCGAGCCCAGCGTGGAAGAGCTGTGGCGGGACACGATTGTGGAAGAGGGCGAGCAGGACGTGCGTCCCCGCGAGCGCGTGCTGGGGGTGAAGGTGACCAACTGGCCGAAGTACCCGAGCGGCCAGGAGCTGAAGGTGACGTGGGACCTCGAGCCCCGCGAGCAGGCCGAGCAGGCCGACAAGAAGGCGGGCCTGAGCCGCTAG